GGCGATGGACCAGCGCGGCTCCCTCCAGAAGTCCCTTGCCAAAGAGCGTGGAGCCGCAGCCGACGCACACGATCTCGAAGTCTTTAAGACCCTCGTCACCGAGGTCCTCACCAAGCACGCCTCCGCAATTCTGCTAGACCCCGAGTTCGGCCTGCCCGCCTCCAAGCATCGCAATGGCAAGGGCCTCCTGCTCGCCTATGAGAAGACCGGCTATGACTCTCAGACTCCTGGCCGCCTGCCCGACCTGCTCGACCTCTGGAGTGTTCGCCGCCTCAAGGAAGCCGGAGCCGACTGCATCAAGATCCTGCTCTACTACACTCCTTTTGAGAAGTCGCACATCAACGACCACAAGCAGGCATGGATCGAGCGCATCGGCGACGAGTGCCTCGCTCACGACATCCCCTTCTTCCTCGAGTTTGTCGGCTACGATGCCAACGGCGGCGATGAGAAGTCACTCGCCTACGCCATGAAGAAGCCAGAGATCGTCTCCGGCGCCATGGCCGAGTTCGGTAAGGCCCGCTACAACGTAGACGTCCTCAAGGTCGAAGTCCCCATCGTCATGGAGTTCGTCGAAGGCACCAAGGCTTTCAAGGGCGAAAAAGCCTACACCCGTGCCGAGGCTCTCCAGCACTTCCGCGATGCTGAATCGATGACGCACAAGCCCTTCATCTA
This region of Edaphobacter dinghuensis genomic DNA includes:
- a CDS encoding tagatose 1,6-diphosphate aldolase — protein: MSKLTPGKLAGLKSVSDSRGVIAAAAMDQRGSLQKSLAKERGAAADAHDLEVFKTLVTEVLTKHASAILLDPEFGLPASKHRNGKGLLLAYEKTGYDSQTPGRLPDLLDLWSVRRLKEAGADCIKILLYYTPFEKSHINDHKQAWIERIGDECLAHDIPFFLEFVGYDANGGDEKSLAYAMKKPEIVSGAMAEFGKARYNVDVLKVEVPIVMEFVEGTKAFKGEKAYTRAEALQHFRDAESMTHKPFIYLSAGVSNPVFIETLELAGESGTKYNGVLCGRATWKDGIAIYAKQGEDAFRKWLETTGVENINNVNNALKTASPWYLKFGAKSLAELG